In Magallana gigas chromosome 1, xbMagGiga1.1, whole genome shotgun sequence, the sequence taatatgaaatctgaaaaattctcataataatagtaaggtcttccgctcgGAAGCGCAAgaccttaaaaataataatgaagaatttccaacagaatcagttcaaggtcttccgttggaaacggaagccTTAATTATACCTTACTGACAATggaattcaattttaaagcatAATTGTATTAAcatttcgaatttttttttcataaatgcgtagaaataattaacagattcaatgctctctctctctctctctctctctctctctctctctctctgtgtttaATCATGTTCTGTGTTATATCATCATGACTAATGTACTGTAGGGAAAAACCCATTAAATTGACATTGTAAAACAACTCCATTCACAAGCACAATCACTAGATCACTTCCTGTGATGTCGATATCAACAAGTGTGTATTACATAGAAATACACACAGAGACAAAACAAGAGTGATACTTGTTAATTCATAAGGAAGGAAATAAAGGGAATACTGTCAAACTTTTTCACAAAGTAGCAAGCAGTAGgtgagagggagagagaggggTGAtacgaaaatttgaaaaaacccTGTCCGGATGAAAATTCCCTGTTTTACATAATGAACTCCTATGTTCGCCCTTTCATTAACTATACTTTCCCCCATCATTTTCAGTTCTCATCCACTGTATTCTTCTTTGGTCTCCTGAACGCACCACTCATCCCTTTTACGGCCTCCCACAATGCTCAAGTAAACCAAGAAAAAGTTGgtatttaattaatatgttttttattttttttatacaattaacaatgagtaataaaattaaaagcaataaaatacTTATCTCTTGGatggttttaaaatatttgtgcaTCCCACTTTTGAGACAACAGACAACAAAAAAGGCCAAGTCAGTTCTGACAACTTAAGAGGTATTCGcagttaaaacaaaaataaattaaatatgatattaattaccattcgtttaaaaatttacaaacaatGTCAAAACAGTTCATCAGCCTTTCGACCTTCGGCTGCTTTCTAAATCCTTTCAAAGAAGTcagcaaattaaataaaatggaataattttgcttcagtttttttttacaagtatacGAACAAATGTCCgtgtggtattttttttttttggaactaaaaagttgagggggggggggggggttacatgtTCAGAAAATCAGTAATTTTTTGTGATGTAAGCTTCCTGAATTTATTTAAGCACTAAAAAGATGCATGTAGAGTCTATTTATCAGGAAGTAAATGAgttaatatataaatgatataaattgttatcattgatttttatagtcAACCGTTAAGCTCTTTTTCTCTGAAAAAACTTTGTATAAAAGCTTGTcgtttgttattttgttttacttggTTTTTGTATCATGTGTGCATATAACTGTTAAGTTagtcgaatactttacaattgTCAGTGTCATGAATCCTTTATCAGTGATCTGGGTGCATAATTTTGCATTGTTGTATTATAGATAtttaaaacaagcattctgagagtattgcataagcaatacacgtcccctgccggtttgtattattctatgaaagcttccaagcacacaactattttagagctattgtaaacaagatgtcatgctttaatcagagataaaagaacaggaaattaaaactatatagttgatatagaaattaagtaggaaataggtaaaataatactctttatttcatctcctgtaatttcgccaagtctattctgtattcgctggtaaaaatttgtgaaaacaatgcactgttatgcacaatatcatttcttaccgtcttctgtaccccgaatcaaaccaaacagttaaacagcccaacccgacaacgaacccgattgtaataataatacaaaaaaacctgcggattaaatttacaacacaatgcttgacactattttatagaattcatttgtttgttagaaatgataaaaggaatggtacaggaaaaggaatggtacaagtaacgcacagtatactgactacatactgacctcgtttattcagttacacaccgaacccgataacgaaaccgtacattaaaaaattggaatataaaaaattaattttctcgaaaatatgtcaatcagacgctacaaaagtgtaaacttgatctgtagtttgacattttgaagctgttcagcaagtttcatattattcctcaaatgcataaagaaaaaaaagtgtggaaaactgaagtgggacagacagacggacggacggacggacagacagacggacggacggactgacggacgcagaggaaagctatagtcccctccggtaaaaccggtaggggactaataaaaaGGATAAGGCAATAAAACAGATGAACTTAATTTTAGGATTCATATTATTTTCTGTTGATAAAGCTTTAGATAATAACGAAAAGTTCGACATTCAAATATCTAATGCTTTCTAAATTTTGTCCAAATATGTTGGGAAAAATGTTTTGATCAAGAATATTCATGAAAGTTTATCAAAAGCCGACACTCAGATCTTAAGAAGTGTGTTTATATAAACGTACACGTTTGTGTGCATTAAATGTCTTTCAACTCTTTGTTTCTCTATCCGCTATCGTTCACTTCAAGTTGTCAAGAGGGGTggtgtatatttattaattgaaaatatatgtcaACATCCTCTCTTTTAAAAACTGCAAAACTCAATTAACAAGTTGTTATTCCTGTTTTTCCCATCATTTGATCTAgtgtagatattgataaattaaaaacaaatagcTTCAAAGGGGTATGGTTTcgatttttgttatatattttttttcaatttttttattataatgctttagtaatgcatttcaaataaacaacCAAAATTTTAGTATCAGTAATATAGttttaagcgagatacagagctcaaaattctttgttatgtaaacgaGACTGGTGTCAtgtttttctttgcattgttTCAATATACTggtaattggttttttttttatctaagtgaattttaacataaataaatagttcctaCAATTTGTCACATTAATTTTAGGTCTTAATTCGAAATTTTCTATTAAACAGTCAAAATTTAATGCAGTACCTGAGCATGTTTCATAACACAAAACTGTCAGCtatgtatctcgcttgtaactcgacgactgacactcaaaatAAAAGGATTATTAGAAACGCCTTACTGCAGTATTGTGGACAATAACAGTGACCTTGTCcatttaggtacatgtatatttaaatgatataaaactaaattaaacTAATTACTTTCTTTTAAAGGgatgttttctattaattttaaaatattgaaaattttacgatacttaaatgtaaataaaatcaaaacgtaaacaagtctctctctctctctctctctctctctctctctctctctgtgtgtttcatatttttttgcGGTGAAACACATAACCGGCAAGTGTCTAAGTTTTTCAAAGAACaacttataaaaataaaatgtttgacaTTAAGTAGAAGtcaattattttgtaagcagTCAGACACCATCAAGAGGGTGACATGGGAAAATTGTACAGGAAAATGAACAGATAGatcgatagatagatagatagatatatagatgATTCTTTTCTCACTGAGGAGTGTTATTTCACATATGAAAGATTCGCAGACTGACAAACGCTAAATAACCTATCtggtttaattgtttttaataattttgctgGACTGAGCTTTTGCCTAAAACTAAGAAACACAAGAGTGATAAATAACCAAATCACTGAAATACAATGCACAGCAGCGTGACCATCTACATATATCAACTATACGACAGTATCGTATATTTCAACAGGAGTTTGTTGatgattttcatattcattaCAGTTGTGCGAGACATTAAGAAGTTCGCCATTTCTCCATTGTGCCTCGTCATTTGTTCTCTGTTTCTTCAACCGTCTtcctctgaaaatttaattgacaaaaatgataaCAAGTAGCTTATGAGTTAAAAGAGGAAGCTTTTGTTTAATtgtaataataactagatttgAAGTAAAGAGTATTTACCGTGAATGCACACACTTAATAAGCATTCCATTGATGATTAGCGAAACGCAAAAAACACCCATCATACAGTAGAGCATAGTCTGCCAGTGATTCACACTGTCTTCTTTTAGTGATTCTGTAATGATAAtcacatttattatttttttcttctataaaaTATAAAGGATATGATGAAATCTTCATTATTCAGGTATATATGTAATAATGATCGAATAATactaataaaaatgtttaaattcccCAAGTTCTTTGcctaatatttaaatattcatatacaCACGGGAGCCAAAACCACATGTTTTCACTACAATGATCAGAATACACTTTGAGAAGTTTTTTCAGAGCAACTCCTACATTGCGTCATATCAAAGGATACAAATATTATTgattattatgccttctgtcagtttatcactatatattcaatactcatctattttcgcatagtatcaaaggatttatatagcgtaagcatactatgtcgaaatagagcacggcgaatattttcaacgaaaatctgtcaagcgccgacagcgggattcgaactcacgacgctaaaatcattgATTCTGGCATTAAGTCCAacgcgttaccgctacgctaaATTATCTGTTATTATGAACATCGGTAATTAGgtatataaaacgtagatatatacgactgacatcaagcaattaaaattattcatttttccaaaaaaaacttcattattgacggtaattttaaagtcaaagtttcctataaacttttgaacaaattgattgaacatttttcaaagaaattctacatgagaatcacaaaaacgcttttttaaatgacgcttgataaagaatgttcaagaaaaaaaattcactgagatttcgtctgctaaacatttcgagttttctcggtaaggccaaacgtctctctatttcttgaaaagaacataaacctttgttgactttttattgtacaacaacttgttgattaaataaacaatcaaatcaattgattacacgtaatttgaaaaacaacaacaaacgtttgcttttccggtgattattttaagggacttgtcaacactcAGAGAtacttatagcaaagcacgtcagtatatttaacagtcggcataataataacaatagtgttgtgttgtgcatgtactatgcctaaatagtagtcagggtttgatacatagtgcactcgcctccggctcgtgcaccatgtatcaaaccctgactactatttaggcatagtacatgcacaacacaacactattatataaaaagtCGACGGTTATTTTTGAAACGAAAATAATGCCCTAATAAAATTGATCAATGATGTTGAGCGAGCTGTTTCAAGAACTTCCGAAaagataaatatgaaatattcagTATGGAAatagtttttactttttaaccGGGTTAAAGGAAGGTAACAGATAATTACAATTTCCTAATCTTTACTGATAAGTGTatgtataaagtaaataaagtaaAGTAGGACAAAAATACGTTTCATTGTAGCAGCTCTTTGAATTTGGATCAAAGCCAAGAGACAATGATTGGTCTGTGTTGGAGATAAACACACTAGGGTGATTTATTAACCTTTAGTACAGGTGAACAAGAGACTATTTTGTCCAATATTGTGTATAAATATATCAGGACTTCGACTTTTCGCTTTAATTTCAAGAATCAATTTACTTACAAAATTGTGTAGCATATAGAATTCagtataaacattttcttttctttattatcATCACATGTGTTCATACAGTTTTGATCATAACCCAACTTGTTTTCaatgtaattgaaaaattaGCAGAACTACCTAGTAGAATcgttaaatataaaattcacaaatgtttattttaatatatctacTACATAACACATCCTATAAATGGATTTGtgttttttagtttgttttggATAATGTTATTAactagatatattttataacaaGCCACTGAAACCACTGAAATGCAGTGTCGTACCCTTCGCGTGCTGTTGACCATCATATCCAGATTCACATTCCTCACAGACGCCCCTCTTTGTATCACAACTACGACAACTACCGTCGTCAAAACGTGAACAGTTAGGTCCTGTTTGTTCGCATCcttcaaattttattgaaaagaaaGTAGGTTAAAGTGCTTCATGGAAAAAAGTCTTCATTTAAATAACTAATATATTTCTAAAGCTGCATAATATCCTACACGTACATGTAATAGTTTTCCAAAAAGATTGccagactgaaaaaaaaattcgattaGAAGTAACCAACAATTACCTTAGAAGAAACGAATTCTAATGTTCGCTGCTGTTCATAAACTCATAAATGGAACTCAAGTAAAATGTAACCTTAAGTCTgtcgccttttttttttatatataaaagtgtATATATCATATCTGGCAATAAATTATTTCATCGTTTCAAATAATTTCAGGGAAGTATCAAAAAGTCACAGCAGctaggtttttaatttttttatgtgctATGGAATCAGtcgttttgtcatttttaagcAAAAGGTTATCATGAAAAGATATAAAtgcaaagtattttaattatatcaagCTGCATACATGTACGTGGTATGCTCTATAGTATTTTTATTCTTTGGAAGtgattgggagggggggggggtgtaattcaaatactcttttcaaagttttgacattttttaaatgtgataaacacttaaggtagctccatactcgtaaaattctctgaggaaagttgaaaaatcgaactgatttcgacttaatagacttaaatgtcatcaattgttagaaaaaatatacatgtcatcacactttttgagatgccagataaacacaAACTAAAGCATATTAAGGCATTAGACAAATGtagtttttttctgttaaaagtaaaatcttgtaggcagaaatgtgtttttcttgtttaattttaatgtcaactttatcagaaaactaaaattacaaaaatattttaaaattaatcgttggaataagaaaaactatagcatttagacatacaactgagagaaaagtcagaaaaagagttatttcccctttgcatagataaaatatataaaaatttggaaattaagtataaaattaagtgcgaaaatatctttaacctaccaataattctaattacatccatgtgattatattcacataaaataaataaaactatcttgcacaacttttaaagaattcaaagttttacaaaaaagtgtgacgtcacagaacactggatctactttaagatcttttttattttgtaatctACTGACAAAAAAATGCAAAGGGAAACTATATTACAACCGACTGCATTTCTTCTATGTACTTTTAGGAAGACAAGCAATTTACACCATTTTTAAGATGAGTGAACCCTCCCCCCTCCAATTGatcaatataaacaaataaaacccGCTTCGGCGATTAAGATTCTCGTATAAACAATCCAaaccatataaatatatatgtacgtcAATCCAAactgataattttgtttattgataCCGTAGTGGACAATGAAGCGATGCGATgacccccccgccccccccccccccccccccaaaaaaaaaaacccaccattgAACCTTTCGAACatggtcatttatttttaaattaggaTTAAACGCGTGCATGATGAACatccttttttctttaaaaaaaactttttgctTTTACAtccaacattttcttttattaggGATTTGAAAGTTGAcacattaaaaatgtattgtgTTATCTttctatgaatattaaaaatatgctaACTCTCGTTGCCTGCACTGCTTCGGAGAATGCAACTTTCAAACTTATGAAGTCATGATGTCGTGCAAATAAATTGCATCCTTTCAATCGATTTGGAATACCAAAAATCGTAATAGTGCTTGCCTGCTAAATTCTTTATCAAGAAAccttttgaatttcatttttaaaaatgttttcggAATTCCCAGGCACAAAATCAAACTCAAGCCttgttttgttgattatttatttgattatttataattaataatgTGCCATTTTTTAGTTGTCAATTGGTATTTTATCCagacgttttttaaaatattgttctaCAAATTCCACGTACCGTATACCTCCACTTCACATACGTCATTAAAGGCGTACATAGAATAGTCGTCAGGGTATGCAGTAGCAGGGAGTCTCtcgttgtagtagatgacgtaCTGTCCGTGGACGGAACAGTTGATAGTGAACACTGCAGGCAGGCTACTTGTGGTAAAATTGTTGTCCTTGAAACACAAGGTTCCCTGTGACCTATCTGTTGTGTTTGAGACATACACCGAAAAACCAAGGAAGTTGGATGGCATGTACGATATGGTTTCTgtcaaaaagaataaataaaaaaatatatcctgtCTAATTTATTTGAAGATCAAGAAACAAAAGGGAAACTAGCGTGCTTGCAAAAATAACTGTAAAACACAACACTAACTTCAACTAATTCGTGTTAAGATTATGAACATGGTTTTGAAATGTTATTACAAAAAGAATGAGCAAGTAATGAAAATTGAGTCATTTGAGTTAACAGCATTGATGTGTTTTACATGTGATAACATCAGTTCCACATAGACGCACATTGAAACAattctttaaagaaaaactaATTTCATTACTTAACAAAGcttaaaagaaagatttttaaCCCGCAATACAAATGCTCGCTATATAAATTGCATATTATGTTTAATCTAAGCTCATTTTTTGTTTCCTGCTTTCCCTCTTTTGCgttttcataaattttctaAGCAATGCTTATTTCTTATACAAAACCAAATTTCGAAATCATTACAAAAGAATGAATCAGAAACAGatatacattgttttattaGGGAAGACTGACATTACCTTTATTTATTGAAGGTACTTcataaatttgaatgttttacaAGAGTTATACGAATAAACATGCGTGGAGcaaaaaagttttacataataaagTGGAATAATGTGCAAAAATACATCTTTAAGCCTAAAAGTTCTTAtcaatgtatattatattatcCAACGATAAGATAAACTGTatgatttctaaaaaaaaatttaaaagaacatgtatgtatttttctgttgttttcttCTTTATTATACAGTGTGCTTGAGAAGGggcaaaaataatatataaatgctccctaaatacaatacaatacaactTTAATTATCAACCCTACCGATTAGGATACATTTGatacaaaatctttttttttctttacaaatatcACACAACTGAATCATAAATTATAACTAACCTGCCAAACAAACATCTATTAAGAACAGGATAGCCAGGCCCATCTCTACCATTGTGCAAAACAGGTATCACCTTTGCACGAATTTCTGAGCAATCAGATGTCTCAACTGTAGCAAAAGCATTCAAATCATTACTAAGTCATGAAAATGACAGGCggtacaaaacaaaatatttttttaacatgttattaAAGGAAAACAATACAATGGTAATATAAACACTGATAAACACATAAACACACTACACTAACATGATAAGTACTATAAcaacaatttgataaatatgAGATTTAAAGCAAGTCACAGCCACTGTAAATACCTTATTTaacgcaagtacttaattctgcaattCAACTGTTTTATATCGAATTTAAAATCCGAAcaccaaatttttatcaaaatttcacttagttttcatgtaaaataaagcGAAGCATTAAAATCTGTGATTTTAAGTGGACATTAATTCCAAATGTTTAATTGGGAATCTacagtaaacaaaaacatttccagAGGTTCCTTCAAGAGTTACAGGCAAagtgtttgaaaatctttgaaaaaaatgtgaaaaattataggttaaacaaaaacaataaatgcttaatcctctttctctctctccctctctctgtcTTTCTCCCTTCCTCCCTCTCTCTCTGCCTCTCAATAACAATAATCACCTTCTCCAGGCTGCGATCCAGCATTTTCTTCAGCAATTGTCATGTTGTTGGCCAAGGAACGGGTCTTAGAGACCAGTGGATCTGaatcataaataaaagataatgATAGTGAGAGTCCATTTAACATGTGCAAAATTGATGACCTTCACACAAACATACttactaattttgtttttacatgaaTCAAGATGACAAAACAGTGATCAAAAGTTATTatcacaaatataaaaaaaccgaCATCTTTCTGCTGAATaaccttctctctctctccctcactCTCTCCctcactcactctctctctctctctctctctctctttctctctctttgtGATCCTTTAAGTCATGACTTTGCTTACACATACCTCAAGCCACTACATCAAAATTTACACATCTCAAGTCACTACAGCTCCGATACACACATCAACTCACTACACCAATATAATACAAGTACATTTCAGATATTCTCAACAAGTTTCcataatgaatacaaaaaacaatatcaaagaaatcatttataGGGAAAAAACCCAATAATCACCTTCTCCAGTCTGCCATCCAGCATTTTCTTCAGCAGTTGTCATGTTATTGGCCAAGGAATGGGTCTTAGAGACCAGTGGATCTGACtcataaataaaagatattgatagTGAGAGTCCATTTAAACGCAACTCtgaaacctctctctctctcgcctctctctctcgctctctgtGATCTTTTAAGTCATGACTTTGCTTACACATACCTCAAGTCACTACATCAAAATTTACACATCCCAAGTCACTACAACTCCGATACACACATCAACTCACTACACCAATATAATACAAGTACATTTCAGATATTTTCAACAAGTTTCCATActgtaatacaaaaaaaaacatcaaagaaatcatttatagggaacaaaaaaaacaccaatAATCACCTTCTCCAGTCTGCCATCCAGCATTTTCTTCAGCAGTTGTCATGTTATTGGCCAAGGAACGGGTCTTAGAGACCAGTGGATCTGaatcataaataaaagatattgatagTGAGAGTCCATTTAAACGTGTGCAAAATTGATGACCTTAACACAAACATAcgtaataatttgtttttacatgaaataagaTGACAAAACAGTGATCAAAAGTTATTatcacaaatataaaaaaaccgaCATCTTTCTGCTGAATAACCTTCTCTCCCTCACTCTCtccctcactctctctctctctctctctctctctctttctctctctttctcccttcctcactcactctctctctctttctttctctttgtGATCCTTTAAGTCATGACTTTGCTTACACATACCTCAAGTCACTACATCAAAATTTACACATCTCAAGTCACTACAGCTCCGATACACACATCAACTCACTACACCAATATAATACAAGTACATTTCAGATATTCTCAACAAGTTTCcataatgaatacaaaaaacaatatcaaagaaatcatttataGGGAAAAAACCCAATAATCACCTTCTCCAGTCTGCCATCCAGCATTTTCTTCAGCAGTTGTCATGTTATTGGCCAAGGAATGGGTCTTAGAGACCAGTGGATCTGACtcataaataaaagatattgatagTGAGAGTCCATTTAAACGCAACTC encodes:
- the LOC136275817 gene encoding uncharacterized protein, which encodes MPSNFLGFSVYVSNTTDRSQGTLCFKDNNFTTSSLPAVFTINCSVHGQYVIYYNERLPATAYPDDYSMYAFNDVCEVEVYGCEQTGPNCSRFDDGSCRSCDTKRGVCEECESGYDGQQHAKESLKEDSVNHWQTMLYCMMGVFCVSLIINGMLIKCVHSRGRRLKKQRTNDEAQWRNGELLNVSHNCNEYENHQQTPVEIYDTVV